One part of the Humulus lupulus chromosome 9, drHumLupu1.1, whole genome shotgun sequence genome encodes these proteins:
- the LOC133801870 gene encoding protein DOG1-like 4 gives MTSFTNFYETWFEQLHHLVHQLVAAHRPPTTPDHNYDLEHLVNKVMSHYTEYYQVKSVAAESDVLSVFAAPWATTLERSLHWMAGWRPTTVFHLIYSESSILFESHIIDILRGLRTGDLGDLSPSQFRRVSELQCETVREENGITAEFSEWQDSASELMNVSANVSEKIGRLVSVLRKADDLRLRTIQRVVELLTPQQAVEFLIAAAELQFGVRAWGVNHDRQRENIQ, from the coding sequence atgacCAGTTTCACCAATTTCTACGAAACCTGGTTCGAGCAGCTACACCACCTGGTCCACCAGCTAGTAGCGGCGCACCGTCCTCCGACGACCCCAGACCACAACTACGACCTAGAACACCTCGTCAACAAAGTCATGTCCCACTACACTGAATACTACCAAGTCAAGTCAGTCGCCGCCGAGAGCGACGTCTTATCCGTGTTCGCCGCACCATGGGCCACAACACTCGAGCGCTCTCTCCACTGGATGGCCGGGTGGCGCCCCACCACCGTCTTCCACCTTATCTACTCAGAATCCTCCATCCTCTTCGAGTCCCACATCATCGACATCCTCCGCGGTCTCCGTACCGGAGACCTCGGCGACCTCTCTCCCTCCCAGTTCCGCCGCGTCAGCGAGCTCCAATGTGAGACGGTGAGAGAAGAGAATGGGATCACGGCCGAGTTCTCGGAGTGGCAAGACAGCGCGAGCGAGCTGATGAATGTGAGCGCGAATGTGAGTGAGAAGATCGGACGGTTGGTGAGTGTTTTGAGAAAAGCTGATGATCTACGGCTGAGAACGATTCAGAGGGTTGTTGAGCTATTGACGCCGCAGCAAGCGGTGGAGTTTCTCATCGCTGCCGCTGAGTTGCAGTTCGGTGTTCGTGCCTGGGGAGTCAATCACGACCGTCAACGCGAGAATATTCAATAa